Part of the Stackebrandtia endophytica genome is shown below.
ATGGTCCGGGTCGCCCGGAACTGGTCGTTGGCGACTCGCGGCAGTTGCACACCCTGTTTTCCGTACGCGGTCAGGACGAGTCCGGAACAGTCGAACGTGTTGGGGCCGACGGCGCCCCACTCGTAGGGCTTTCCGACTTGCGCGACCGCGTATCGCACCGCATCCTGCGCGGCCGGTGCGGCCTGCCAGCCGTCGATGTCGGTGCCGATGTCACCGAGTTGGTGATCGGGGTTGCGTTCGGCCTGCTCCTCTTGGAGCGCGATGGCCTCGGCGTTCTTGTCGATGAGGTCTTCGAGCTTCTCGGTTTGAGTTTTCAGCTCATCGGACAGGCCGTCCCGGGTGGTGATCGCGATGGTTTCGGCGGCGGAGGCGGCGTCGTACCCGGCGAGGGCGACCGCCGCATCGGAGACGGCGTCGTTGGCTTCCTGCTGAATCGTGGTGAGATCGTCGGTGAGCAGGGTGGGGTACAGCTCGAACAGTCGATCGAACTCGTCGGTGACACCTTGGATCTGGGAGCCGGATTCCTGGTACGCCTGTGCCGCCATGTCGGCGACGAGCTCGGTCAGCTCGTCGGCGCGTACCTGCTGGTCGTACCAGTGCTCGAATGCGGCCTGCCGGGTATCTGCGCGCAGCTGGACCTCTTCGATCGCGGCGGTCGTGGCCTCGCCCACTGCGGCGACGTTTCGGGCGAGTTCGGCGATTCGGTTGGCATACGGGCCGCGACTGACGCCGGGGCCGGCGACGGGGGAGTCACCCGACGACGGCAGCGGATCGCCGCCGACCGTCCCGGGATCACCGTCGGGGCGCGAACCGCCGTCGGGAACCATCACTTCGGGGGGATCGGCGAGAGCGGCGGTCGGTGCGGCCGCCAACAGTACGATCGCGGTGCCGCAGGCGAGAACGATGCGGCCGAGGCGACGACTCCGTGGGATGATTCTCATGTCCTGCCTTGGGGTTCAGCCGGGGTTTATCGACGAATACCGATAGACACAATACGACGGTTGTCACCTCGTGCACCAGTGGCACGGCAAACCTGATAGGACAATGCACATAAAACGGGTGCGTGGTGGGCGATATGGGTGTTGTGCGCCCTTTATGTCGTCGGGCTTGCCGTCATGGTTGCCCACGGCTCGATCACGGCGGTCTCGGCCGAGCCGGCGGCGGATGTGTTGGGGAGTATCAGTACTCGCCACATCCGAAGGGGCCTTCGTCTTCGCACTCGTAAGGTGGTGGGGTGTGGTTCTCGACCGCTTCGTCGAACTCCGCGTCGGACCCGATCAACGTCCATTCCTGGGTGGACGGGCCGAACGTGCCGTTGAGGATGAGGGTGTCGCCCTCCAACGTCCCGGTGTAGATTTTGCCGTTGCTGCTCAGCCCCGTGAGTTCGAAGTAGCCGTCGGTGAATGTGCCGCCGAACGGTTCGGGATCGTCGTAGTACGGCTTGCCGTTGTCGCCCCAGCGGACGAAGAGGTGCTCTCCGGTGATCTGCCCGTCCGGTCCGATGGTCATGTTGAGCTTGGAGAGTGCGCCTTCGGTCTCGGCCATGAAGATGTAGGTCCGGGTGGTCTCGGTGTCCCCGCTGTCTCCGGTGACGTCGGGTCGGTCGCCGTTTGATCCGGATGCCAGGACCACTATGAGCGCGATCAATGAGAAGGACGCGATAACGGCGAGCAGGACGATGATGGTTCGTCGGCCGTCCGACGTCTGACCGGGTCGACCGTTCGGCGGATCATGGGTCATGACGATTCCCTTCGTCCTGCGCGAAGGGCGGAACCCCGGTCCCGGCTTCGAACGCTTCGTACGGCGGGCACAGGGTTGGGTGGCTCGGTGCGCCCTACCTGCAGATGGTATTCGTCACGGCACCGGTTTACTAGGGCCCCAACGAATACATGAGTCGGTGTGTGCCCCGGATCGATCGGACGCGCACTCGGACGACGTCCCCGGTCGTGTGGGCGCGGTCATCGGTGGCCGCCTGCCGCGGGGGCGTCGCCACCGCAACGACCCCGGCGGATAACCGGGGCGACAATTCGCACACCCTCTCGATGGAAATCACCGACGTCAATTATGGTCGACGTTCGAAGAGGTGAGACGATGACGAACGAACTGCAGCGCGCCATCGAGGCGAGCTTGGCCGACGGCCACCGCCTGTCCGGCGAGGACGGGATCGGCCGGGTCGAGGACCCGGTGTGGCTGGGACGTCTGGCGCATCGTGCCCGGGTGGCCGCCTCCGGCGAGAAGGTGACGTTTCACCTGGGAGAAGACTCCTCACCGCAGACGTGCGCGACCGTCGCCTACGACGGTGACACCGAAAGCCTGCTGGGCCGACTGTTGCAGTTGCGGGACCGACAGGACGAGGGCGCCGGGTTGCTCGTGGTGGCGCCGGTTCCGCAGGGACCGGTGGTCGCCGTCGACGCGTTGCGGGCCTTCGCCCTGTGCCGCCTCATCTTGGACAATGTGGAGCATGTTCGGTGCCGGTGGGACGACCACGGCCTCGACGTCGCACAGCTGTCGTTGAACTTCGGCGCCGACGATCTGAGCGGCGGCGTCACCGGCTACCGCTCCACCCATGACGCGTCTGGCCGCTCCACCAAACCACTGGAACCGGAGGAGTTGGCCGAACTCATTCAGGACGCCGGGTTCACCCCGATCCAGCGGGACGCCGACGGCGGTGTCGTGCGGGAGTTCGAGCCGCCGTTGCCCGCCGCGATCCGCCGGGCCGAACCTCAGAAGGTGTGGGCGTGACCGAGACCGAACAGACCGAACGCTTCCCCAAGCGTGACGACGACGGTCGAATCGTCTCCCTGGTCGAGATGATGCTGTTCGTCATGATCCTGCTGCTCGTGGGTGTGCTCATGCTGTCGGCCATCGACGGCTTGTTCTGGCTGCTCGGGTTCGGCGAGTTCGGGCAGATCTCCGGTTGGATCGCCGGTCTGCTGGCCATCTTCGTGTTCTTGGACGACTTCCGCGCGTGGAAGGAGTTCCGAGTGCGATGGGGTGTCGCCCCGGTGGCCCTGGTGTTGTCGACGGTCGCCGGACTGGGCGTGGTGAGCATCATGCCGGAGTTCTGGTTGCCGCTGTACCACGGTGCGCTGGGCGTCACCGTGTTCGCGTTGATCTATACGGTGCTGTGGTTCACCGGCATGCGTTTGATGGGGGAGCGGGAGATATGAGCCCCACTGTGAAGTATCTGCTCGGCCGGGTCGGACTGTTCGTGGTTCTGCTGGCGTTGTTGTGGCCGACCGGGTTGAACCCGTTGGTGATCGCCATGATCGCGATGCTCGGTTCGTTCGTGTTGTCTCTGGTGGTGTTGCGCAAATGGCGCGACGAAATGGTGTCGAATGTGGATGCAACGGTGCAGCGTCGTCGTGAGCAGAAGGAGAAGCTGCGCCGCGAACTCGCCGGTGACGAGGTCGACTGACCGGTCGGCCGACCGAGGATTCGTGGAGTTCGATGAGATTGCGGGTACCTAGTATGGTGCGCCCGTAGGAACGACCACGACCGGAGGACAGTCGTGACT
Proteins encoded:
- a CDS encoding NlpC/P60 family protein; its protein translation is MRIIPRSRRLGRIVLACGTAIVLLAAAPTAALADPPEVMVPDGGSRPDGDPGTVGGDPLPSSGDSPVAGPGVSRGPYANRIAELARNVAAVGEATTAAIEEVQLRADTRQAAFEHWYDQQVRADELTELVADMAAQAYQESGSQIQGVTDEFDRLFELYPTLLTDDLTTIQQEANDAVSDAAVALAGYDAASAAETIAITTRDGLSDELKTQTEKLEDLIDKNAEAIALQEEQAERNPDHQLGDIGTDIDGWQAAPAAQDAVRYAVAQVGKPYEWGAVGPNTFDCSGLVLTAYGKQGVQLPRVANDQFRATRTMAVDVSKMLPGDLIFYGDRAGDWTSVYHVGIYIGDGQMVHAPRPGDSVKVVPVWFSDFFGAHRVIAAVKVDDSTPEEPKEPETSPSPEPNPSPSTEPDDQPSEEPSSETTTSEPGPSPTPTG
- a CDS encoding DUF4229 domain-containing protein translates to MSPTVKYLLGRVGLFVVLLALLWPTGLNPLVIAMIAMLGSFVLSLVVLRKWRDEMVSNVDATVQRRREQKEKLRRELAGDEVD